The Microbacterium limosum genome contains a region encoding:
- a CDS encoding AAA family ATPase has protein sequence MTLAQEQATWFAQTFDQLTDNVERAVLGKRHVIELVLTAMLSDGHVLLEDVPGTGKTSLARALAQTVQGTNTRIQFTPDLLPGDITGITVYDQKNGSFEFHAGPVFANIVLADEINRASPKTQSALLEVMEEGRVTVDGVSRPVGVPFLVIATQNPVEQAGTYRLPEAQLDRFLLRTSLGYPDHAATVRILDGAAVPTAELSPVIAPQALVGMQDLAREVYVSALVLDYVARLVDATRNADQVRLGVSIRGALALTHASKARAASRGRTYATPDDVKALAVAVLSHRLILHPEAEFDGVTPEAIVGQVLLDVPPPTQREPI, from the coding sequence ATGACCCTCGCACAGGAGCAGGCGACCTGGTTCGCCCAGACCTTCGACCAGCTCACCGACAACGTCGAGCGTGCGGTGCTCGGCAAGCGCCACGTGATCGAGCTCGTCCTGACCGCGATGCTCAGCGACGGTCATGTGCTGCTCGAAGACGTTCCGGGAACGGGGAAGACCTCGCTGGCGCGGGCGCTGGCGCAGACGGTGCAGGGCACGAACACGCGCATCCAGTTCACGCCGGACCTCCTCCCGGGCGACATCACGGGCATCACCGTCTACGACCAGAAGAACGGATCGTTCGAGTTCCACGCGGGCCCCGTCTTCGCGAACATCGTCCTCGCCGACGAGATCAACCGGGCCAGCCCGAAGACGCAGTCCGCCCTGCTCGAGGTCATGGAGGAGGGGAGGGTGACCGTCGACGGGGTCAGCCGGCCCGTGGGCGTGCCGTTCCTTGTGATCGCGACCCAGAACCCGGTGGAGCAGGCGGGCACCTACCGCCTCCCCGAGGCGCAGCTCGACCGCTTCCTCCTCCGCACGTCCCTCGGCTATCCCGACCACGCCGCGACGGTCCGGATCCTCGACGGAGCGGCCGTGCCGACCGCCGAGCTCTCACCCGTCATCGCGCCCCAGGCGCTCGTGGGCATGCAGGATCTCGCGCGGGAGGTCTACGTCAGCGCGCTCGTCCTCGACTACGTCGCGCGGCTCGTGGACGCCACGCGCAACGCGGACCAGGTGCGGCTCGGGGTGAGCATCCGCGGTGCATTGGCCCTCACCCATGCCTCGAAGGCCCGTGCGGCCTCGCGCGGACGCACGTACGCGACCCCCGACGACGTCAAGGCGCTCGCGGTCGCGGTGCTCTCCCACCGACTCATCCTCCATCCCGAGGCCGAGTTCGACGGGGTAACCCCCGAGGCGATCGTCGGGCAGGTACTGCTCGACGTGCCGCCCCCCACGCAGCGGGAACCGATATGA
- a CDS encoding Ig-like domain-containing protein: protein MTPVPRGRRALITGLSVIAVLGVVVGVSVVWPGLDAREVPPAETSLWALQTGDGRRYARVNTAVGELDTVRNVGNPSALAQSPAGAFLFSESFGRVTRLDEAQPADVVDDVLRESPATPAGTTDVAVAGDFVAYRTDTGAVWTGALGDPSPAQVAPDGADAPDYTAAAIAVDDGGMLYAYSAERGEVLRYDIAAGQARGRDPLDADAEDPALTAASGAWFLLDRSSGGAWQRGADAGATTDVDATAVVSVPSSVDDAVYIADQSRLLRWEVGAAQPEIVAGGVDEVRGTPARPVTVAGVTYAAWLPETGGGTLWSSAAGENALDFAGRDLGDQRRPVFLVSGGTAALNETRSGWVWEVPGGRLVPTSQDWTLDDRQDPTADDSLEQAAVVLDPRPPVAEADAFGLRQGALSVVPVLLNDHDPNEDVLSIDPASVTGLDPGFGEVTITDNGQRLAVRAAPGASGTATLTYRVTDGTASEGMFSEPATVTLTIVPAGANSAPQWCGVPECLHEWPAPEVAAGGTVSVPVLTGWVDPEGDPLLLLSVTNPSGVGVVASTPAGEVVYQHADDGTGAAGTVDLVVTVADALGAVSSRPLSIRVSEQPGLAADSFALVDSGANAVTVDVGPHVVGTAGRVELTAVRVLDDAAATAVVSPGGTVFDFSAAGPGTYRLAYTVSDGAREATATVRITLVAEDAPAQLTTAPVVAFVHPREDATVDVFAAVSNPTRRVLLLSDVRARAAPGSSLSVDAVGQNFLRVSGATASGEAGLLGTVSYTVGDGTADDGAQVAGEATVYLLPPAPELAPIAVDDTVVVRAGAQVDIPVLDNDVAPSGSAVNLNPAQVVSSTPDALAFGSGSTLRYLAPPDPGEYTVEYGVYSAASPALADTASVRVRVMPEDANRAPVPATLEGRVVSGQTTTIAFDGFGVDPDGDAVLLDQVVSQPASGSATVSPDGTSIVYSSVPGHRGQVSFRYRVVDGLGSTGTGTVRIGVLDAQTDPAPVTFTDYVHVQAGEGNTVRISPLDNDVDPSRGTLRLTGIQPDVSATLDDGSANPEYARQRELIRELDDTSVLVAAGDARGTLSFLYDVESDSGNTARGRIVVRVVREAVPNYPTVADTTLTVESRDDFPSGVDVVSGKASWIGGDVADLSLSLWGDPEGVRVTGNRLAGALPEESRVVAFELSGDAADGPVSTFGFLRIPGEADLVPAVRSSAPAWEVMEGESGAVDLTRVIAVPRGAGLEVSEAVSASGARPGSACALESGTRLRYDAGYGAPWMDACEVPVRVGGAQEWTYLSLPVTIRAAAPQPALRTGSLTLAPGESTTFDLRSLTTWQGTEDWDGVAYGVAYAGAAFEVLDEGGVLTVTGRDDAVPGVQEAVEISITSHAGVAPARLLLRVGPAPSLLPRAGAVAQVCSQAAGTSCTIDVVAAAGEVNPLPRTPMELVGVRAAGACTGVTFEVASPRAVIARWTADAAGATCPAVFSLRDAQGRVTAGERDGSLLLDLQGFPRAPGGVVQTGYGDGTLTLRVDPGEARSAYPALTGFTVRTGGSVVATCDPLGVCGPIPAPNGEERGYEVTSTNAVGESRGVVRTVAWAYDPPGPPGRVTAQPVVTGGEGGVVALGIEGVDSADTGWLEIASESGETLRVDVPRGRETIDVASYRVGSNTASPIVVTPHSRYAVPPGLPGETTGPSLTIFGNGVGAPRDVALTLAATSLGDGTSRIRAEASAGSGGDGSRLVYGIVAAGQRCVPQAQGSVAEFGPVADGQEYGYTVCVQSRVGERVFGEANASATVRALQSGRPPEGWTYVVSPAPEVSQEGASWIIRDAPASAEQPPRNNSVEIQGGPPSSVFDRNPGIRVRYVHRQWGTATDWALALPREGSAPYQVWARWRVDVCEGGQPLALRGDSSNDPAGGRASIVFDRGGAVFRDASGAVLPFDAGTGIVPVGAVSVEGIRVTADWAAQGWGLQPATGAFGSACSPNLPPPDPVPPADGEAP, encoded by the coding sequence GTGACGCCCGTGCCGCGCGGGCGGCGGGCGCTGATCACCGGGCTGTCGGTGATCGCCGTGCTCGGGGTGGTCGTGGGGGTGTCGGTGGTCTGGCCGGGTCTGGATGCCCGCGAGGTCCCGCCGGCGGAGACGTCGCTGTGGGCGCTGCAGACCGGCGACGGGCGCCGCTACGCCCGCGTCAACACGGCGGTGGGTGAGCTTGACACCGTGCGCAACGTGGGCAATCCGAGCGCGCTCGCGCAATCGCCCGCCGGTGCCTTCCTGTTCTCCGAGAGCTTCGGCCGGGTGACCCGGCTCGACGAAGCGCAGCCCGCCGATGTCGTCGACGACGTCCTGCGGGAATCTCCGGCCACGCCGGCGGGAACGACGGATGTCGCGGTGGCCGGCGATTTCGTCGCGTACCGCACCGATACCGGCGCGGTGTGGACCGGCGCCCTCGGCGATCCCTCGCCCGCCCAGGTCGCCCCCGACGGCGCAGACGCCCCCGACTACACGGCAGCCGCCATCGCCGTGGACGACGGGGGGATGCTCTACGCGTACTCGGCGGAGCGGGGGGAAGTGCTGCGGTACGACATCGCGGCGGGGCAGGCCCGAGGGCGGGATCCGCTCGATGCGGACGCGGAGGACCCGGCGCTCACCGCGGCATCCGGTGCGTGGTTCCTGCTCGACCGCTCCAGCGGCGGCGCGTGGCAGCGGGGCGCGGATGCGGGCGCCACGACCGATGTGGACGCCACCGCGGTCGTGAGCGTTCCGTCGTCCGTCGACGACGCGGTCTACATCGCCGACCAGAGCAGGCTGCTTCGGTGGGAGGTGGGCGCGGCGCAGCCGGAGATCGTCGCCGGCGGGGTGGACGAGGTGCGGGGCACGCCCGCCCGGCCCGTCACCGTGGCCGGCGTGACCTACGCCGCGTGGCTGCCGGAGACGGGCGGCGGCACGCTGTGGTCGTCGGCGGCCGGAGAGAACGCCCTCGACTTCGCGGGGCGCGACCTCGGCGATCAGCGTCGTCCCGTCTTCCTCGTCTCGGGGGGCACCGCCGCCCTCAACGAGACGCGCTCGGGCTGGGTGTGGGAGGTTCCCGGCGGCCGGCTCGTGCCGACCAGCCAGGACTGGACTCTCGACGATCGGCAGGACCCGACCGCGGACGACAGCCTCGAACAGGCCGCCGTCGTGCTGGACCCCCGGCCCCCCGTCGCCGAGGCCGACGCGTTCGGTCTGCGGCAAGGGGCGCTCTCCGTCGTGCCGGTTCTGCTGAACGACCACGATCCCAACGAGGACGTGCTGAGCATCGATCCCGCGTCGGTCACGGGCCTGGACCCCGGGTTCGGGGAGGTGACGATCACCGACAACGGTCAGCGACTGGCCGTGCGTGCCGCGCCCGGGGCGAGCGGCACGGCGACGCTCACCTACCGGGTCACCGACGGCACGGCATCCGAGGGCATGTTCTCGGAGCCCGCGACGGTGACGCTCACGATCGTCCCGGCGGGGGCCAACTCCGCGCCGCAGTGGTGCGGCGTCCCCGAGTGCCTGCACGAGTGGCCCGCACCCGAGGTGGCCGCCGGCGGCACCGTGTCCGTCCCGGTCCTGACGGGATGGGTCGACCCCGAGGGCGATCCCCTCCTCCTGCTCTCCGTGACCAACCCCTCGGGCGTCGGGGTCGTCGCGTCGACCCCGGCGGGCGAGGTCGTGTACCAGCACGCCGACGACGGCACGGGCGCGGCGGGGACGGTCGATCTCGTCGTGACGGTGGCGGATGCGCTCGGCGCCGTGAGCAGCCGGCCGCTGAGCATCCGCGTGTCGGAGCAGCCGGGTCTCGCCGCCGACTCGTTCGCGCTCGTCGACAGCGGCGCGAACGCGGTGACCGTGGACGTCGGCCCCCACGTCGTCGGAACCGCGGGCCGGGTCGAGCTGACGGCCGTGCGCGTGCTCGATGACGCGGCGGCGACCGCCGTGGTCTCGCCGGGCGGCACCGTCTTCGACTTCTCCGCCGCTGGGCCGGGCACCTACCGACTCGCCTACACGGTGAGCGACGGTGCGCGGGAGGCCACCGCGACGGTGCGCATCACCCTCGTCGCCGAGGACGCCCCGGCGCAGCTGACGACCGCTCCCGTCGTCGCGTTCGTGCATCCCCGCGAGGACGCGACCGTCGACGTCTTCGCCGCCGTGTCCAACCCCACCCGCCGCGTGCTGCTGCTCAGTGACGTACGCGCCCGCGCGGCGCCGGGCTCGAGCCTGAGCGTCGACGCGGTGGGGCAGAACTTCCTTCGCGTCTCGGGTGCCACGGCATCGGGCGAGGCGGGCCTGCTGGGCACGGTCTCGTACACCGTCGGCGACGGCACGGCGGATGACGGGGCCCAGGTGGCGGGCGAGGCGACCGTGTACCTCCTTCCGCCGGCGCCGGAGCTCGCCCCGATCGCGGTCGATGACACGGTGGTCGTGCGCGCGGGTGCGCAGGTCGACATCCCCGTGCTCGACAACGATGTCGCGCCCTCCGGATCGGCCGTGAACCTGAACCCCGCGCAGGTGGTCTCGAGCACCCCCGACGCGCTCGCGTTCGGTTCGGGCTCGACCCTGCGATACCTCGCGCCCCCGGACCCGGGAGAGTACACGGTCGAGTACGGGGTGTACTCGGCCGCGTCGCCGGCGCTGGCCGACACGGCGAGCGTGCGCGTCCGTGTGATGCCGGAGGACGCCAACCGCGCCCCCGTCCCCGCGACGCTGGAGGGACGCGTCGTGTCCGGGCAGACGACGACGATCGCCTTCGACGGGTTCGGCGTCGATCCGGACGGCGATGCCGTGCTCCTCGATCAGGTCGTCTCGCAGCCGGCATCCGGGTCTGCGACGGTGTCGCCGGATGGCACATCGATCGTCTACTCCTCGGTCCCCGGCCATCGCGGCCAGGTGTCCTTCCGCTACCGCGTCGTCGACGGCCTCGGATCCACCGGCACGGGTACGGTGCGCATCGGTGTGCTCGATGCGCAGACCGACCCCGCACCCGTCACGTTCACCGACTATGTGCACGTGCAGGCGGGCGAGGGCAACACGGTGCGGATCAGCCCTCTCGACAACGACGTCGATCCCTCGCGCGGCACCCTCCGCCTCACCGGGATCCAGCCGGACGTGTCGGCGACCCTCGACGACGGAAGCGCGAATCCGGAGTACGCGCGGCAGCGGGAGCTGATCCGCGAGCTCGACGACACGTCGGTGCTCGTGGCGGCGGGAGACGCCCGGGGAACGCTGTCCTTCCTCTACGACGTCGAGAGCGACTCCGGGAACACGGCGCGCGGGCGCATCGTGGTGCGGGTCGTTCGGGAGGCGGTGCCGAACTACCCCACCGTCGCCGACACCACCCTGACCGTCGAGAGCCGTGACGACTTCCCGAGCGGGGTCGACGTCGTCTCCGGCAAGGCCTCCTGGATCGGCGGCGACGTCGCCGATCTCTCCCTGAGTCTGTGGGGCGACCCCGAAGGGGTGCGGGTCACCGGGAACCGCCTCGCGGGAGCTCTCCCCGAAGAGAGCCGCGTCGTCGCCTTCGAGCTGTCGGGCGACGCCGCAGACGGGCCCGTCTCGACCTTCGGATTCCTGCGCATCCCCGGCGAAGCCGACCTCGTTCCGGCCGTGCGCAGCTCCGCCCCGGCATGGGAGGTCATGGAGGGGGAGTCGGGCGCGGTCGACCTCACGAGGGTGATCGCGGTGCCGCGCGGTGCCGGGCTGGAGGTCTCGGAGGCGGTGAGCGCGTCCGGAGCCCGGCCGGGCAGCGCGTGCGCACTCGAGTCGGGGACGCGGCTGCGCTACGACGCCGGGTACGGCGCGCCGTGGATGGACGCGTGCGAGGTGCCGGTGCGGGTCGGCGGGGCGCAGGAGTGGACCTATCTCTCCCTGCCCGTGACGATCCGCGCGGCGGCGCCGCAGCCGGCGCTGCGCACGGGCTCGCTGACGCTCGCACCGGGCGAGAGCACGACGTTCGACCTGCGTTCGCTGACCACCTGGCAGGGTACCGAGGACTGGGACGGCGTCGCGTACGGCGTCGCCTATGCGGGCGCCGCCTTCGAGGTCCTGGACGAGGGGGGCGTCCTGACCGTGACGGGCCGCGACGACGCGGTTCCCGGTGTCCAGGAGGCCGTCGAGATCTCGATCACGAGCCACGCGGGCGTGGCCCCCGCCCGGCTGCTGCTGCGGGTGGGGCCCGCGCCGAGTCTGCTGCCGCGCGCCGGCGCCGTCGCGCAGGTGTGCTCGCAGGCGGCGGGAACGTCCTGCACGATCGACGTCGTCGCGGCCGCCGGCGAGGTGAACCCGCTGCCGCGCACCCCGATGGAGCTGGTCGGGGTCCGTGCCGCGGGCGCGTGCACCGGCGTCACCTTCGAGGTCGCCTCGCCGCGCGCCGTCATCGCGCGCTGGACGGCGGATGCGGCCGGCGCGACCTGCCCGGCCGTCTTCTCCCTGCGCGACGCGCAGGGTCGCGTCACGGCGGGCGAGCGGGACGGCTCGCTGCTGCTGGATCTGCAGGGGTTCCCCCGTGCGCCCGGCGGGGTCGTGCAGACCGGCTACGGCGACGGCACCCTCACCCTCCGGGTCGACCCGGGGGAGGCCCGCTCCGCCTACCCCGCGCTGACCGGGTTCACGGTGCGCACGGGCGGATCCGTCGTGGCGACGTGCGATCCGCTCGGTGTATGCGGTCCGATCCCCGCTCCCAACGGTGAGGAGCGCGGATACGAGGTGACCTCGACCAACGCGGTCGGCGAGTCTCGCGGTGTCGTACGCACGGTGGCCTGGGCGTACGATCCGCCCGGGCCTCCCGGGCGCGTCACGGCGCAGCCGGTCGTGACCGGGGGCGAGGGCGGCGTCGTCGCGCTCGGAATCGAGGGGGTCGACTCCGCCGACACGGGCTGGCTGGAGATCGCCAGCGAGTCCGGCGAGACGCTGCGGGTCGACGTCCCGCGCGGCCGGGAGACCATCGATGTCGCCTCCTACCGCGTGGGCTCCAACACCGCCTCCCCGATCGTCGTGACACCGCACTCCCGGTACGCGGTGCCCCCGGGTCTGCCGGGGGAGACCACGGGGCCGTCCCTGACGATCTTCGGCAACGGCGTCGGCGCCCCGAGGGATGTCGCGCTGACTCTCGCGGCGACCTCCCTCGGGGACGGGACTTCGCGGATCCGCGCCGAGGCATCCGCCGGCAGCGGGGGCGACGGGTCGCGCCTGGTCTACGGGATCGTCGCCGCCGGCCAGCGATGCGTGCCGCAGGCGCAGGGGTCCGTGGCCGAGTTCGGGCCCGTGGCCGACGGCCAGGAGTACGGCTACACGGTGTGCGTGCAGTCCCGGGTGGGTGAACGCGTGTTCGGAGAGGCGAACGCCTCCGCGACGGTGCGCGCGCTGCAGAGCGGGCGGCCGCCCGAGGGATGGACGTACGTCGTCTCGCCCGCCCCCGAGGTGTCGCAGGAGGGCGCGTCGTGGATCATCCGCGACGCGCCGGCATCCGCCGAGCAGCCCCCGCGCAACAACTCCGTCGAGATCCAGGGCGGGCCGCCCTCGAGCGTCTTCGACCGCAACCCCGGCATCCGCGTGCGCTACGTGCACCGGCAGTGGGGCACCGCGACCGACTGGGCGCTCGCGCTGCCCCGCGAGGGGAGCGCCCCCTACCAGGTCTGGGCCCGATGGCGCGTGGACGTGTGCGAGGGCGGACAGCCCCTCGCCCTCCGGGGTGATTCGTCCAACGATCCCGCAGGCGGCCGCGCGTCGATCGTCTTCGACCGCGGCGGGGCGGTGTTCCGGGACGCCTCCGGCGCCGTCCTCCCGTTCGATGCGGGCACGGGAATCGTGCCCGTGGGGGCCGTCTCCGTCGAGGGCATCCGGGTCACGGCAGACTGGGCCGCTCAGGGATGGGGGCTGCAGCCGGCCACGGGTGCGTTCGGATCGGCCTGCTCGCCGAATCTGCCCCCGCCGGACCCCGTGCCGCCGGCCGACGGGGAGGCCCCGTGA
- a CDS encoding serine/threonine-protein kinase: MGKRLPSSPPLLPGLTYVRPLGSGGFADVFLYAQDMPRRFVAVKVLPSDVQDSDLLRMFNAEADVLAHLSAHPSIVTVYQAGISAEGRPYIVMEYCPDSLAQRYRVERMPVAEVLTIGVKMASALESAHRAGLIHRDVKPSNILVTSFGAPVLADFGISSSLARGRAEQVLAMSVPWSAPEVVTEQTSGTVASEVWGLGATVYSLLAGHSPFERLERGQNTREHLRRRITRGTYRTLGRRDVPESLQQVLATAMSRDPRRRYPHALDMAEALRAVQTELGLAATPLEIVAEDWTPPAPQIDFADVALRGPVRSQVAQESTRRAPARVGIAALARDEDEDISRSIEPRRPLWPWLVGGLAVLAFGVLAGIVGALVGSGAW; the protein is encoded by the coding sequence ATGGGCAAGCGTCTGCCGTCGTCGCCTCCGCTGCTGCCCGGGCTGACCTACGTCCGCCCTCTCGGGTCGGGCGGTTTCGCCGACGTCTTCCTCTACGCGCAGGACATGCCGAGACGGTTCGTCGCCGTCAAGGTGCTGCCGAGCGACGTGCAGGACTCCGACCTGCTGCGGATGTTCAACGCCGAGGCCGACGTGCTGGCGCACCTGTCGGCGCATCCCTCGATCGTCACCGTCTATCAGGCCGGCATCTCGGCCGAGGGCAGACCGTACATCGTCATGGAGTACTGCCCCGACTCGCTGGCGCAGCGCTATCGCGTCGAGAGGATGCCGGTGGCGGAGGTCCTCACGATCGGCGTCAAGATGGCCAGCGCCCTCGAATCGGCCCACCGCGCCGGCCTCATCCACCGCGACGTGAAACCGAGCAACATCCTGGTGACGAGCTTCGGCGCGCCCGTGCTGGCCGACTTCGGCATCTCGTCCTCGCTCGCGCGGGGCCGGGCCGAGCAGGTTCTCGCGATGAGCGTGCCGTGGAGCGCTCCGGAGGTCGTCACGGAACAGACCTCGGGCACGGTCGCGAGCGAGGTGTGGGGCCTCGGGGCGACGGTGTACTCCCTGCTGGCCGGCCACAGCCCCTTCGAACGCCTCGAGCGCGGCCAGAACACGAGGGAGCATCTGCGTCGCCGTATCACGCGCGGCACGTATCGCACGCTCGGGCGTCGTGACGTGCCCGAGTCGCTGCAGCAGGTGCTGGCCACGGCGATGAGCCGGGATCCCCGTCGCCGCTACCCGCATGCGCTCGACATGGCCGAGGCGCTGCGCGCCGTGCAGACGGAGCTGGGCCTGGCCGCGACACCGCTCGAGATCGTGGCGGAGGACTGGACCCCGCCGGCCCCCCAGATCGACTTCGCCGACGTGGCGCTGCGCGGTCCGGTCCGCTCGCAGGTGGCCCAGGAGAGCACGCGGCGCGCTCCCGCCCGCGTGGGCATCGCCGCCCTGGCACGTGACGAGGACGAGGACATCTCCCGCTCGATCGAGCCGCGGCGGCCGCTGTGGCCGTGGCTCGTCGGCGGACTCGCGGTGCTCGCCTTCGGGGTGCTGGCGGGGATCGTCGGCGCGCTCGTGGGATCGGGGGCCTGGTGA
- a CDS encoding spermidine/putrescine ABC transporter substrate-binding protein — protein MERSLETQVGQAVDAWLRWLPRWEPATHRGRTAPCRRCFGSPILSAVGLGADVPHGVQHGLSTRIKTIVDHAVATYTAQNLPMLQAELDQQAARNRARSYRPMEGLEPEYEGLPLDPDPTPGAPFLFTISGLAQEMDAAVPALPPLSAEAKAALRQEVGLADDYANLVGREVCAILLHHRLRVQSAVTEFVEPQVDALLSELSQSLDAPFDPGEPRLGGLDAER, from the coding sequence GTGGAGCGCTCCCTCGAGACGCAGGTCGGCCAAGCGGTGGATGCCTGGCTGCGTTGGCTTCCCCGGTGGGAGCCGGCGACCCACCGCGGACGCACGGCGCCCTGTCGTCGCTGTTTCGGCTCGCCCATCCTGTCGGCGGTCGGTCTCGGTGCCGACGTCCCGCACGGCGTGCAGCACGGGCTGTCGACCCGCATCAAGACGATCGTCGACCACGCCGTGGCCACGTACACGGCGCAGAATCTGCCGATGCTGCAGGCGGAGCTCGACCAGCAGGCGGCCCGCAACCGCGCACGCAGCTACCGCCCCATGGAGGGCCTCGAGCCCGAGTACGAGGGCCTGCCGCTGGATCCCGACCCGACCCCCGGCGCGCCGTTCCTCTTCACGATCTCGGGTCTGGCCCAGGAGATGGATGCCGCGGTGCCCGCCCTGCCGCCCCTCAGCGCGGAGGCGAAGGCCGCCCTCCGGCAGGAGGTCGGTCTCGCCGACGACTACGCGAACCTCGTCGGACGAGAGGTGTGCGCGATCCTGCTCCATCACCGGCTCCGCGTGCAGAGCGCCGTGACGGAGTTCGTCGAACCGCAGGTGGACGCCCTCCTGTCCGAGCTCTCGCAGTCGCTCGACGCCCCCTTCGACCCGGGCGAGCCGCGCCTGGGCGGCCTGGACGCGGAGCGCTGA
- a CDS encoding ABC transporter has protein sequence MSDAGRAPGDPVEEPRPTDDDVVVRANQGLADAEAAQRGSSSDEGSTTDARAARADGTDAAASAHRSAGVPGSSYTPPAADRPSDAGDTGRSGDLSYIEAASARSDAPTAALASDAPARSSERAAVTASEPASGAEPVAGAAFGGPQHIFVQAPEPPRARGNRAAAGLIGLLAALSFAALYLACALAFGLLDGTYTLSTLVDGALSALQSWWLWTATVVFFLGFWLLGAIINTGRWGHWVIWGLLLGFVAYGAHLVGQLFQAPFWQLTRTEGAELIEAQVVAPLAFAAFVIGRELTIWYGAWIAARGRRVRELNETAQREYERTLEAGPQLVRS, from the coding sequence ATGAGCGACGCAGGCAGAGCTCCCGGCGACCCCGTCGAGGAGCCGCGACCCACCGATGACGACGTGGTGGTCCGCGCCAATCAGGGCCTCGCCGACGCCGAAGCCGCGCAGCGGGGCTCCTCTTCCGACGAGGGCTCGACGACCGACGCGCGCGCCGCGCGCGCCGACGGGACGGATGCCGCGGCATCCGCGCACCGCTCCGCCGGCGTCCCCGGTTCGAGCTACACGCCGCCCGCCGCCGACCGCCCCTCCGACGCGGGCGACACGGGGCGATCGGGCGACCTCTCCTACATCGAGGCCGCGTCCGCGCGGTCCGACGCGCCGACCGCCGCGCTCGCCTCCGACGCACCGGCGCGCTCCTCCGAGCGTGCCGCCGTCACCGCCTCCGAACCCGCGTCCGGGGCCGAGCCCGTCGCGGGCGCCGCTTTCGGTGGGCCGCAGCACATCTTCGTGCAGGCTCCCGAACCGCCCCGAGCCCGCGGCAACCGTGCCGCGGCCGGTCTCATCGGTCTGCTGGCCGCCCTCAGCTTCGCGGCGCTGTACCTCGCGTGCGCGCTCGCCTTCGGGCTGCTGGATGGCACTTACACGCTCTCCACCCTCGTCGACGGCGCCCTCTCGGCGCTCCAGTCGTGGTGGCTGTGGACCGCCACCGTGGTGTTCTTCCTCGGCTTCTGGCTGCTGGGCGCAATCATCAACACGGGCCGGTGGGGTCACTGGGTGATCTGGGGCCTTCTCCTGGGCTTCGTCGCGTACGGTGCCCACCTGGTCGGTCAGCTGTTCCAGGCTCCGTTCTGGCAGCTCACGCGCACGGAGGGGGCCGAGCTCATCGAGGCCCAGGTGGTCGCGCCGCTCGCCTTCGCCGCCTTCGTCATCGGGCGTGAGCTCACGATCTGGTACGGCGCATGGATCGCCGCCCGCGGTCGCCGCGTTCGCGAGCTCAACGAGACGGCCCAGCGGGAGTACGAGCGCACGCTCGAAGCCGGCCCGCAGCTGGTCCGCTCCTAG